One Megalops cyprinoides isolate fMegCyp1 chromosome 4, fMegCyp1.pri, whole genome shotgun sequence genomic window carries:
- the psmd9 gene encoding 26S proteasome non-ATPase regulatory subunit 9, whose product MKMTEENNNPNSTISIEDVQNLVKKKDQIEEQIKAYYDMLEDQGVGMESPLVDREGYPRADVDVYQVRTARHSISCLQNDHKAIMVEIEEALHKLHAAEKAKRERDQVEAQAEAMEQEVSLPPPFARVDTVTQGSPASQSGLRVGDEIIEFGSVNTGNFQSLQNIASVVQHSEGKPLSITVIRSGQKVHLGLTPQRWSGRGLLGCNIVPLRR is encoded by the exons ATGAAgatgacagaggaaaacaacaatCCAAACTCCACAATATCAATTGAAGATGTTCAAAATCTTGTCAAAAAGAAAGATCAAATAGAAGAACAAATTAAAGCCTATTACGATATGCTTGAAGAT CAAGGTGTCGGAATGGAAAGTCCTTTGGTTGACAGAGAAGGTTATCCTCGTGCAGATGTTGATGTGTACCAGGTTCGAACGGCAAGGCACAGTATCTCTT gttTGCAGAATGACCACAAAGCCATAATGGTCGAAATCGAGGAAGCGCTTCACAAGCTACATGCTGCAGAGAAAGCCAAGCGGGAACGGGACCAGGTGGAGGCCCAGGCAGAGGCTATGGAGCAGGAAGTCAGTCTGCCTCCTCCCTTTGCCAGGGTGGACACTGTCACACAGGGCTCCCCTGCTAGCCAGTCT GGTCTACGAGTTGGTGATGAAATAATTGAGTTTGGCTCTGTCAACACAGGGAACTTCCAGAGCCTTCAGAATATTGCATCCGTGGTACAGCACAGTGAAGGG AAACCCTTGAGTATAACAGTGATTCGCAGTGGTCAGAAAGTCCACCTGGGCCTGACCCCACAGCGATGGTCAGGAAGAGGTCTGCTGGG CTGCAACATTGTGCCTCTTCGGAGATGA